TTAATAAATTTTTAGATATATCAGTAATGTCATTTATTAAGGTATATTCTTCACAAATTTTTTTAATAGGAACACATATTATTTTATAATCTATTCCTGATTCATCTTCCATATTTAACATACCAATTGGTTTACATTTAATTAACGAATTTGGAATTAACGGATATGGAGTAATTACTAGTGCATCTAAAGGATCTTTATCTAAAGATATAGTTTTATTGATAAATCCATAATTACATGGATAAAACATTGATGTCGGAATAATTCTATCTACTTCAAGAAACATTTTTTTTTTGTTAAATTCATATTTTATTGGAGTGGAATGTGATGATATTTCGATTGTAACATTAATTTTTTTTATATTTTTATTTTTAAATTTCATATTTTAAATTTTTTATAATAATAATTTTAAGATAATTAATATAATATGTGATGTATATTATTATAGCAACAATTAGAATTTTAAAAAATTTTTAAAAAAAAATAATATAGAATTTATTAATTTTTTTAATTAAAATTTTTATAATTTTTAAATAAATTAAGAATATAAAAGGGTTAAAATGTATAATTTAGAGAATATTTCGAATCAAAAAAAACAAATAAATGAAATTATTTTTGAATCAATTAATTTAGTGAAAAAAAAAGTGGATGAAGCTTTTGTATGTATTACAAAAACTTATAATACAGCAATAGTTGTGAGATATGGAAAACCTGAATTTATAGAATTTAATGATAATGTTGAGTATTTTATTTCAGTATATTCTAATTTTAAAAAAGGATCTGCATCTTCTACTGATTTAAATATGAATTCTATTAAGAAGACTATTTTTTCAGCTATAAATATTTTGAAATATACTTCTGCTGATAAATTTTCAGGGCTTTCGGAATTTTGTCCATTAACATATAAAGCTTATAATCTTAATTTATTTCATCTTTCTAAATTAAATTTGCAAGAAAATATTAAATTAGCATATTTTACAGAAAAATATGCTTTAAATTATGATTCAAAGATAATTAATACTGAAGGTGGATTTTTAAATATTTCAAATAGAATTTTTGCTTTTGGTAATACTAAAGGAATCTTTTCATCATATAAATCTAGTAGATA
The sequence above is a segment of the Buchnera aphidicola (Periphyllus acericola) genome. Coding sequences within it:
- the ppa gene encoding inorganic diphosphatase, encoding MKFKNKNIKKINVTIEISSHSTPIKYEFNKKKMFLEVDRIIPTSMFYPCNYGFINKTISLDKDPLDALVITPYPLIPNSLIKCKPIGMLNMEDESGIDYKIICVPIKKICEEYTLINDITDISKNLLNKISHFFKYYKKLEKNKWTKILGWKSSNSAKKEISLSFNRYKKIKKIYKKKNKKN